The Paludisphaera borealis genome contains a region encoding:
- a CDS encoding cytochrome C oxidase subunit IV family protein produces the protein MTHHIISVRTYVLIYLALMVLLVATVGASFLPLGGAHLPVAMTIAVIKAVLIVLFFMHVYYSSRLTWVVSVASFLWLGLLLAFLIADYFSRGWLDIPGK, from the coding sequence ATGACGCATCATATTATCTCGGTACGTACCTACGTCCTCATCTACCTCGCTCTGATGGTGCTCCTCGTCGCGACTGTGGGGGCGTCGTTCCTGCCGCTGGGTGGGGCCCACCTGCCGGTCGCGATGACGATCGCCGTGATCAAGGCCGTGCTGATCGTGCTGTTCTTCATGCACGTCTATTACAGCAGCCGGCTCACCTGGGTCGTGTCGGTGGCCTCGTTCCTCTGGCTGGGCCTGCTGCTCGCCTTCCTGATCGCCGACTACTTCTCGCGCGGTTGGCTCGACATCCCCGGCAAGTGA